One part of the Oncorhynchus clarkii lewisi isolate Uvic-CL-2024 chromosome 7, UVic_Ocla_1.0, whole genome shotgun sequence genome encodes these proteins:
- the LOC139413748 gene encoding pseudouridylate synthase RPUSD4, mitochondrial-like, producing the protein MNSYRTVTLACNNDVIRTCKAAIRSGKTGSICHISRGVASLLTRAHASVPRREEPPPVSDSDKRPNLRAIDLARKIRQEKQRGNATGGGSDAAVLNPSVPVSQLQKRVIELRQFTQQLQNVHPNVLAKHLHRGLILPHPELAVVNKPYGVSVQDGSSNKNNISDVLPILAKMVDGIRAGSRLHVCLGLDKETTGTLLLARTEEALEYVQNLHKNHQVERKYWVVAVGVPVPSEGVIDIPVIEREVTGAQPHFKMGLSPVYRVSDGGEGVTKVRANRQAQGAVTQYRVLDSSNGCSLVELQPITGVKHQLRVHMAYALGSPILGDHKYSHWTKLAPQKLPDGVLRRLGLEQSKARYLPLHLHARQLTLPEFKGQSDITVSCPLPKYFTSTLRRLQIPIPDE; encoded by the exons ATGAACAGCTATAGGACGGTTACATTGGCTTGTAATAATGATGTTATAAGGACATGTAAAGCGGCAATTCGCTCAGGGAAAACAGGCAGTATTTGTCACATATCAAGGGGAGTAGCATCCTTGCTCACGCGAGCACATGCTTCTGTCCCGAGACGAGAGGAACCACCACCAGTGTCTGACTCTGACAAGAGACCGAATCTGAGAGCCATCGACCTTGCACGCAAAATTCGccaggagaaacagagaggaaatgCAACTGGTGGTGGGTCAGACGCGGCTGTCCTTAATCCGTCGGTGCCAGTGTCCCAACTGCAAAAGAGGGTCATCGAGCTGCGACAGTTCACTCAGCAGCTACAGAATGTTCACCCCAACGTTCTTGCAAAGCACCTTCACAGAGGTCTGATCCTCCCACATCCAGAGCTCGCCGTCGTTAATAAACCCTATGGAGTTTCTGTTCAAG ATGGGTCAAGCAACAAAAACAACATCTCAGACGTGCTTCCAATCCTTGCCAAGATGGTGGATGGAATAAGGGCTGGGTCTCGGCTGCACGTCTGCCTTGGATTAGACAAGGAGACGACAGGGACCCTCCTGCTGGCAAGGACTGAGGAAGCACTGGAATATGTACAAAATCTTCACAAAAACCACCAAGTGGAGAGGAAATATTG GGTTGTTGCTGTGGGCGTGCCTGTTCCCTCTGAGGGAGTGATTGACATTCCCgtcatagagagagaggtcacaggAGCTCAGCCTCACTTCAAG ATGGGCCTGAGTCCTGTGTACAGGGTGAGTGACGGGGGCGAGGGAGTGACCAAAGTGCGGGCCAATCGGCAGGCCCAGGGTGCCGTGACTCAGTACCGTGTCCTGGACAGCAGCAACGGCTGCAGCCTGGTCGAGCTCCAGCCTATCACAG GGGTGAAGCACCAGTTGAGGGTCCATATGGCATACGCTCTGGGATCTCCTATCCTCGGAGACCACAAATACTCCCACTGGACCAAACTGGCACCTCAG AAACTGCCAGATGGTGTGTTGCGGAGGCTGGGACTTGAACAGAGCAAGGCGCGTTATCTGCCTCTCCACCTGCATGCCCGTCAGCTGACACTGCCAGAGTTCAAAGGTCAGAGTGACATTACGGTGTCTTGCCCCCTGCCAAAGTATTTCACCAGCACTTTGCGACGACTGCAGATCCCGATTCCAGATGAATGA
- the LOC139413740 gene encoding transcriptional regulator QRICH1-like, producing MNEPVESGVVSFDEYVRQKARSVPQHRMKEFLESLANKGPETLQDFRQQGDAATTTTMVYQQGGNCVYTDSTEVAGSLLELACPVQVTSAQISPQMASGVNQGSEQLIQVQVQIQGQQDQTVDLQGIPTAAQLVQQGELTEEQHQQIQAQLVAAVSGGQQIQHIQLQGGQQIQLQGGQHIQLQGDLQGGQQIQLPGGQQIQLPGGQQFQLPCGQQIQLQGGQQIQHIQLPGGQQIQLQGGQQIQIQTVEAMSPQQQQQGSPREPERRAGVLQPAKKRKMDVPIQVSYALPQSQQGQQVVLALPQGQGQQQQYLSIRPDLLTVDSTHLYSTTGTITGPAGETWTIPVYSGGQQGGVHHIAIPQEAYSTMQVSSSHHDNKDNGVAHSSLSGALSVQSGGTVSVSGTTNEEVVQTLFPTQFMNGNIHCPVVVQTVGGAYNSTQQLHIWDPQQQQEHQEHQLHLQGHVESESQVEAPQELLMPISLKPEEGLDVWRLWVQRKNAELDKDEQNKLAPIGRRQALRFQEDLVSSAVAELNVALALMTQEAQGLEGERFEPDALYYIFLCIQKYLFENGRVDDIFSDQYYTRFSQWLHKALDEWRPSIHPLGYIIPSHVTEEMLWECKQLGAHSPATLLTTLMFFNTKYFHLTTVEQHLKVAFSKVLRHTKKNPSNPKDKSTSIRYLKGHGPLGTHHAGQKVTDDMYEEQAEDPENPLRCPIKLYDFYLFKCPQSAKGRNDAYYLTPEPVVAPNSPIWYSTQPITSEQVEHMLTRIIMVREIQETIAMSSVNMH from the exons ATGAACGAGCCCGTAGAGAGCGGTGTGGTCTCATTTGACGAATACGTGCGTCAGAAAGCCCGCAGTGTGCCCCAGCACCGTATGAAGGAGTTCCTGGAGTCCCTGGCCAACAAGGGCCCTGAGACGCTGCAGGACTTCAGACAGCAGGGCGACGccgccactaccaccaccatggttTACCAGCAGGGGGGCAACTGTGTATACACAGACAGCACAGAGGTAGCTGGCTCACTGCTGGAGCTGGCCTGTCCG GTGCAGGTGACCTCTGCACAGATCTCACCCCAGATGGCTTCTGGTGTGAACCAGGGGTCTGAACAGCTGATACAAGTACAG GTGCAGATCCAGGGGCAGCAGGACCAGACGGTGGACCTCCAGGGCATTCCCACAGCAGCGCAGCTGGTCCAGCAAGGAGAGCTCACAGAGGAGCAGCACcaacag ATCCAGGCCCAGTTGGTGGCAGCAGTGTCAGGCGGTCAACAAATCCAGCATATTCAACTACAAGGGGGTCAGCAAATTCAGCTCCAAGGAGGTCAACACATCCAGCTTCAAGGGGACTTACAGGGTGGTCAACAAATCCAGCTGCCGGGCGGTCAACAAATCCAGCTGCCGGGCGGTCAACAATTCCAGCTACCTTGCGGTCAACAAATCCAACTGCAAGGTGGGCAACAAATCCAGCACATTCAGCTACCAGGCGGTCAACAAATTCAACTACAGGGAGGCCAGCAGATCCAGATCCAGACGGTGGAGGCCATGTctcctcagcagcagcagcagggctCTCCCCGAGAGCCAGAGAGGAGAGCTGGCGTCCTCCAACCTGCCAAGAAGCGCAAGATGGATGTCCCCATCCAGGTGTCTTATGCCCTCCCTCAGAGCCAGCAGGGCCAGCAGGTGGTTCTGGCCCTCCCCCAAGGGCaggggcagcagcagcagtactTGTCCATCCGGCCAGACCTGCTCACTGTGGACAGCACCCACCTGTACAGCACCACGGGTACCATCACAGGCCCTGCCGGGGAGACCTGGACCATCCCTGTGTACTCTGGGGGGCAGCAAGGGGGCGTGCATCATATTGCCATTCCCCAGGAGGCATACAGCACGATGCAGGTGTCCTCCAGTCACCACGACAACAAGGACAATGGAGTGGCCCACTCCTCATTGTCGGGTGCCTTGTCCGTCCAGTCGGGTGGAACCGTGTCGGTGTCCGGGACGACGAATGAGGAAGTGGTGCAGACTCTGTTCCCAACGCAGTTCATGAACGGGAACATTCACTGCCCAGTGGTGGTGCAGACGGTGGGCGGGGCTTACAATAGCACGCAGCAGCTTCACATCTGGGAcccccagcagcagcaggaacACCAGGAGCACCAGCTCCACCTACAG GGTCACGTGGAGTCAGAGTCCCAGGTGGAAGCCCCCCAGGAGCTACTGATGCCCATCTCCCTGAAGCCTGAGGAGGGCCTGGATGTGTGGCGCCTCTGGGTCCAGCGCAAGAACGCAGAGTTGGACAAGGACGAGCAGAACAAGCTGGCACCCATTGGAC GTCGGCAGGCCCTGCGCTTCCAGGAGGACCTGGTGTCGAGTGCGGTGGCTGAGCTCAACGTGGCTCTGGCTCTCATGACCCAGGAGGCCCAGGGGCTGGAGGGAGAACGTTTTGAGCCCGATGCCCTCTACTACATCTTCCTGTGTATACAGAAG TACCTCTTTGAAAATGGACGGGTGGATGATATCTTCTCTGACCAGTACTACACACGCTTCTCCCAGTGGTTACACAAAGCCCTGGATGAGTGGAGGCCCAGCATCCACCCACTAG GGTACATAATTCCCAGTCACGTGACAGAGGAGATGCTGTGGGAGTGTAAACAACTAGGAGCCCATTCACCAGCCACGCTGCTTACCACACTCATGTTCTTCAACACTAA GTATTTCCATCTGACGACGGTAGAGCAGCACTTGAAGGTGGCCTTCTCCAAGGTGCTGAGACACACCAAGAAGAACCCGTCCAACCCCAAGGACAAGAGCACCAGTATCCGCTATCTGAAGGGCCATGGCCCTTTGGGGACACACCATGCTGGGCAGAAAG TGACTGATGACATGTATGAGGAGCAGGCTGAGGATCCTGAAAACCCGCTGCGATGCCCCATTAAACTGTATGACTTTTACCTCTTCAAATG tcCCCAGAGTGCTAAGGGGCGTAACGACGCGTACTACCTGACGCCAGAGCCTGTCGTGGCGCCAAACAGTCCCATATGGTACTCCACTCAGCCAATCACAAGTGAGCAGGTGGAGCACATGCTCACACGCATCATCATGGTGCGAGAGATCCAGGAGACCATCGCCATGTCGTCGGTCAACATGCACTGA